In Takifugu flavidus isolate HTHZ2018 chromosome 5, ASM371156v2, whole genome shotgun sequence, the following proteins share a genomic window:
- the inpp5l gene encoding inositol polyphosphate-5-phosphatase A isoform X2, which yields MQHLHHFHVGDIQHDWLQELYKVSLTHKPQFIALHFQEVGGKDYMVNMGHAENFFWKIESSEEMKDFDRVCIYVDNNFQAEDSFTALGSMYFIHNTLNDIYQYDFHDKDYKAVSGHSKHVASLNGITTVEKEKFPKNFWPDFKWSRKGFMRTRWIVHNQALDLVNVHLFHDASNLIACNSSPSIYSANRKNALRYVISRISDARHPPAPFFLFGDFNFRLDALSLVQHLSTSADVQTVRKDSSDEVERIICEEKDNDHQVLLHIEEKLFAYLHQAVFRENNGRALLKYDKEVSAFYDVIQEESIHFPPSYPYSEEYSQPTQYMNTRCPAWCDRVLVSHTAQKFIGKRVDDDDDDGGKKIVYNTVGPNVCMGDHKPVFLFFSLKTNGH from the exons atgcaacatttacACCATTTCCAT GTTGGTGACATCCAACACGACTGGTTACAGGAACTCTATAAGGTGAGCTTGAC CCACAAGCCACAGTTCATCGCCTTGCACTTCCAGGAGGTTGGAGGAAAGGACTATATGGTCAACATGGGCCATGCTGAAAACTTCTTTTG GAAAATTGAGTCGAGTGAGGAAATGAAGGATTTCGACAGGGTTTGCATTTATGTGGACAACAACTTCCAAGCGGAGGACAGCTTCACC GCTTTGGGGAGCATGTACTTTATCCACAACACGCTGAACGACATCTACCAGTATGATTTCCACG ACAAAGACTATAAAGCGGTGTCAGGGCACAGCAAGCACGTGGCCTCTCTGAACGGCATCACCacagtggagaaagaaaaattcCCAAAGAATTTTTGGCCAGAT TTCAAGTGGTCCAGAAAGGGCTTCATGAGGACCCGCTGGATCGTGCACAACCA AGCTCTGGACCTGGTCAACGTCCACCTGTTCCACGACGCTTCCAACCTCATCGCCTGCAACTCCAGTCCTTCCATTTACTCGGCGAACCGCAAAAACGCTCTCAGATATGTCATCAGCAG GATATCAGACGCCCGCCACCCTCCTGCCCCGTTCTTCCTATTTGGAGATTTCAACTTCCGCCTGGACGCGCTGAGTCTGGTCCAG CATCTGTCCACATCTGCGGACGTGCAAACTGTGAGGAAAGACAGCAGCGACGAAGTGGAGAGAATCATctgtgaggaaaaagacaatGACCACCAG GTGCTGCTTCACATTGAGGAAAAGCTCTTTGCTTACCTGCATCAGGCGGTTTTCAGGGAGAACAACGGCAGAGCA CTCTTAAAATATGACAAGGAAGTATCTGCCTTTTATGATGTTATCCAAGAAGAGAGCATTCATTTTCCACCCAG CTACCCTTACAGTGAAGAGTACTCTCAACCAACACAGTACATGAACACGCGCTGTCCTGCCTGGTGTGACCGTGTCCTCGTCTCACACACCGCCCAGAAGTTCATCGGcaag AgagttgatgatgatgatgacgatggtgggAAGAAGATTGTTTACAACACAGTGGGTCCTAACGTCTGTATGGGAGACCACAAG cCAGTGTTCCTGTTCTTCTCCTTAAAAACAAATGGACATTGA
- the inpp5l gene encoding inositol polyphosphate-5-phosphatase A isoform X1 — METFTDVLLVTANVGSLFDNVGDIQHDWLQELYKVSLTHKPQFIALHFQEVGGKDYMVNMGHAENFFWKIESSEEMKDFDRVCIYVDNNFQAEDSFTALGSMYFIHNTLNDIYQYDFHDKDYKAVSGHSKHVASLNGITTVEKEKFPKNFWPDFKWSRKGFMRTRWIVHNQALDLVNVHLFHDASNLIACNSSPSIYSANRKNALRYVISRISDARHPPAPFFLFGDFNFRLDALSLVQHLSTSADVQTVRKDSSDEVERIICEEKDNDHQVLLHIEEKLFAYLHQAVFRENNGRALLKYDKEVSAFYDVIQEESIHFPPSYPYSEEYSQPTQYMNTRCPAWCDRVLVSHTAQKFIGKRVDDDDDDGGKKIVYNTVGPNVCMGDHKPVFLFFSLKTNGH; from the exons ATGGAAACCTTCACCGACGTGCTGCTCGTCACCGCCAACGTGGGCTCGCTCTTCGACAAT GTTGGTGACATCCAACACGACTGGTTACAGGAACTCTATAAGGTGAGCTTGAC CCACAAGCCACAGTTCATCGCCTTGCACTTCCAGGAGGTTGGAGGAAAGGACTATATGGTCAACATGGGCCATGCTGAAAACTTCTTTTG GAAAATTGAGTCGAGTGAGGAAATGAAGGATTTCGACAGGGTTTGCATTTATGTGGACAACAACTTCCAAGCGGAGGACAGCTTCACC GCTTTGGGGAGCATGTACTTTATCCACAACACGCTGAACGACATCTACCAGTATGATTTCCACG ACAAAGACTATAAAGCGGTGTCAGGGCACAGCAAGCACGTGGCCTCTCTGAACGGCATCACCacagtggagaaagaaaaattcCCAAAGAATTTTTGGCCAGAT TTCAAGTGGTCCAGAAAGGGCTTCATGAGGACCCGCTGGATCGTGCACAACCA AGCTCTGGACCTGGTCAACGTCCACCTGTTCCACGACGCTTCCAACCTCATCGCCTGCAACTCCAGTCCTTCCATTTACTCGGCGAACCGCAAAAACGCTCTCAGATATGTCATCAGCAG GATATCAGACGCCCGCCACCCTCCTGCCCCGTTCTTCCTATTTGGAGATTTCAACTTCCGCCTGGACGCGCTGAGTCTGGTCCAG CATCTGTCCACATCTGCGGACGTGCAAACTGTGAGGAAAGACAGCAGCGACGAAGTGGAGAGAATCATctgtgaggaaaaagacaatGACCACCAG GTGCTGCTTCACATTGAGGAAAAGCTCTTTGCTTACCTGCATCAGGCGGTTTTCAGGGAGAACAACGGCAGAGCA CTCTTAAAATATGACAAGGAAGTATCTGCCTTTTATGATGTTATCCAAGAAGAGAGCATTCATTTTCCACCCAG CTACCCTTACAGTGAAGAGTACTCTCAACCAACACAGTACATGAACACGCGCTGTCCTGCCTGGTGTGACCGTGTCCTCGTCTCACACACCGCCCAGAAGTTCATCGGcaag AgagttgatgatgatgatgacgatggtgggAAGAAGATTGTTTACAACACAGTGGGTCCTAACGTCTGTATGGGAGACCACAAG cCAGTGTTCCTGTTCTTCTCCTTAAAAACAAATGGACATTGA